A genomic region of Prochlorococcus marinus XMU1405 contains the following coding sequences:
- a CDS encoding RpoD/SigA family RNA polymerase sigma factor has protein sequence MSSETLSENKLASISSLKASNDVDLVRSYLRDIGRVPLLSHEQEITLGRQVQEYMQVERAELEIIELTGDKPSIEELSNKLSLSTSIIKKRQRAGQRAKERMVAANLRLVVSVAKKYTKRNMELLDLIQEGTIGLVRGVEKFDPARGYKFSTYAYWWIRQGITRAIAEKSRAIRLPIHITEMLNKLKKGQRELSQEMSRTPTVSELAKYVELPEEDVKDLMCKAGQPVSLETKVGDGEDTVLLDLLAGGEDLPDEQIEMDCMRGDLHSLLHQLPDLQCRVLRMRYGMDGDEPMSLTGIGRVLGISRDRVRNLERDGLRGLRRLSDNVEAYFVS, from the coding sequence ATGTCTTCTGAAACTTTGAGTGAAAATAAATTGGCGTCAATATCAAGTTTAAAAGCTAGTAATGATGTTGATCTTGTAAGATCTTATTTAAGGGACATAGGTAGAGTTCCGCTTTTATCCCACGAGCAAGAAATTACTCTTGGCAGGCAGGTCCAAGAATATATGCAAGTTGAGAGAGCAGAATTAGAAATTATTGAATTAACAGGCGATAAGCCAAGTATTGAGGAATTATCAAATAAATTAAGTTTATCTACTTCAATTATAAAAAAAAGACAAAGAGCTGGACAGAGGGCTAAAGAGAGAATGGTTGCAGCTAATTTAAGGTTGGTAGTAAGTGTTGCAAAAAAATATACTAAAAGAAACATGGAATTATTAGATTTAATTCAAGAGGGAACAATAGGATTAGTTAGAGGAGTTGAAAAGTTTGACCCTGCTAGAGGCTATAAATTTTCAACTTATGCATATTGGTGGATTAGACAAGGTATTACTAGAGCAATAGCTGAAAAAAGTAGGGCAATAAGGCTACCAATTCACATAACTGAAATGTTGAACAAATTAAAAAAAGGTCAAAGAGAGTTAAGTCAAGAAATGTCTAGAACCCCAACAGTAAGTGAACTTGCAAAATACGTAGAGCTTCCCGAAGAAGATGTTAAAGATTTGATGTGCAAAGCTGGACAGCCAGTGAGTTTAGAAACAAAAGTTGGCGATGGTGAAGATACTGTTTTATTAGATTTACTTGCAGGCGGAGAGGATTTGCCTGATGAACAAATAGAGATGGATTGTATGAGGGGCGATCTCCATTCTCTTTTGCATCAATTACCAGATCTGCAATGTAGAGTATTAAGAATGAGATACGGTATGGATGGTGATGAGCCAATGTCTCTTACAGGTATCGGGAGGGTATTAGGAATAAGTAGGGATCGAGTGAGAAATCTAGAGCGAGATGGATTAAGAGGTTTGAGAAGACTTAGTGATAACGTTGAAGCTTATTTTGTTTCCTGA
- the mgtE gene encoding magnesium transporter, translated as MNENNLEAVTSLSSDLSIRENIIIQLEELLVAGNYDEAKLLLEPSQPVDIADAIGSLPLILQALAFRLLKKNEAIEVYEYLDPIVQQTLLDRLRSGEVLEIVEKMSPDDRVQLFDELPAKVVRKFLSALSPGERKVTAELLGYEPETAGRLMTTEFIDLKEMQTASEALSLVRKRAPFTETIYSLYVTDKERHLTGILSLRDLVTADPSKPIGDVMTKDVVNISTNTNQEEVARAIQRYDFLALPVVDKEKRLVGIVTVDDLIDVIEQEATRDIYAAGAVQSGDEDDYFQSSLFTITRRRILWLLILVLANGLTTRVIAMNDQILKEIVLLAAFIPLLIGTGGNVGAQSSTVVIRGLSTQKLKSLGAIKAVVKEAITGALLGVLMMLVVFPFAWWQGEGPLIASAVGISLISITTLAATTGAILPLLFDRMRLDPALMSSPFITTVTDIAGVFIYLSTAKWLLSFSLI; from the coding sequence ATGAATGAAAATAATCTTGAAGCGGTTACATCCTTATCTTCTGACTTAAGTATTAGAGAAAATATTATTATTCAACTTGAAGAATTGCTTGTTGCAGGAAATTATGATGAAGCAAAGTTACTTTTAGAACCTTCACAACCTGTTGATATTGCAGATGCTATTGGAAGCCTTCCTTTAATATTGCAGGCATTAGCATTTCGGTTGTTAAAGAAAAATGAGGCAATTGAGGTGTACGAATATTTAGATCCAATAGTTCAACAAACATTATTAGACAGACTACGTTCAGGAGAAGTTTTAGAAATCGTTGAGAAAATGTCTCCCGATGATAGAGTTCAACTCTTTGACGAATTACCTGCAAAAGTTGTACGAAAATTTTTGTCTGCTCTTAGTCCTGGTGAAAGGAAAGTTACAGCTGAATTACTTGGATATGAACCTGAAACTGCAGGCCGATTAATGACAACTGAATTCATAGATCTTAAAGAGATGCAAACAGCATCTGAGGCTCTTTCTCTAGTCAGAAAAAGAGCTCCATTTACAGAAACAATTTATAGTTTATACGTAACTGATAAAGAAAGACATTTAACGGGTATTCTTTCTTTGAGAGACCTCGTAACTGCTGATCCTTCTAAGCCAATTGGAGATGTTATGACAAAAGATGTAGTTAATATTTCCACGAATACAAATCAAGAAGAGGTCGCTAGAGCAATACAAAGATATGATTTTTTAGCTCTCCCAGTAGTTGATAAAGAAAAAAGACTTGTCGGGATAGTTACTGTAGATGATTTAATTGATGTTATAGAGCAAGAAGCAACAAGAGATATTTATGCCGCTGGGGCAGTTCAATCTGGAGATGAAGATGATTATTTTCAAAGTAGTTTATTTACGATAACTCGAAGAAGAATTCTGTGGTTGTTAATTCTGGTTTTGGCGAATGGTTTGACAACGAGAGTGATAGCGATGAATGATCAAATATTAAAAGAAATAGTTTTGTTGGCTGCATTTATTCCGTTGCTCATAGGAACTGGGGGGAATGTTGGCGCTCAAAGCTCAACAGTTGTTATTAGAGGTTTAAGTACTCAAAAATTGAAATCTCTTGGTGCTATTAAGGCAGTAGTTAAGGAAGCAATAACTGGGGCGCTTTTAGGAGTTTTGATGATGCTGGTAGTATTTCCTTTCGCATGGTGGCAAGGCGAAGGTCCTTTAATAGCCTCTGCGGTAGGAATAAGTTTAATATCCATAACTACCTTAGCTGCAACAACGGGAGCTATTCTTCCTTTGTTGTTTGACAGAATGAGATTGGACCCTGCTTTAATGTCATCTCCTTTTATAACAACTGTCACGGATATTGCAGGAGTATTTATTTATCTAAGTACAGCAAAATGGTTGTTAAGCTTTTCTTTAATATAA